One stretch of Sporosarcina sp. ANT_H38 DNA includes these proteins:
- a CDS encoding peptidyl-prolyl cis-trans isomerase encodes MKYNRKPELESINGQKRKLKTKPLILLIGILLAFNIFWFIGWLIPDKSKQTDEEVASVAGKPITREQWMSAMEKEVGRETLLELVNEKVMAVAAEQYGIKVSDKEIDLEIALIRSVDGRSHSGQDEDEMRQKIRSNLILEKVLTKDVVVKDKAIKKQFDENTALYNVLTAYRTAIIVVPTKTDAEQTIDELSKGSSFDVLAKERSTDLASASLGGDIGYINDSTDSIDKKIIETVSDANEGSTSGVIALSDGTYAVIRVSEVVKGQSFKFNEVKDHIKRELALEQLPQTVSPEAFWKEFDAKWFYGN; translated from the coding sequence AGAAACGTAAACTGAAGACGAAACCACTCATTCTTTTAATTGGAATCCTTTTAGCGTTCAATATCTTCTGGTTCATTGGATGGCTCATACCGGACAAATCGAAACAAACAGATGAAGAGGTGGCATCGGTTGCCGGTAAGCCTATAACGAGGGAACAGTGGATGTCGGCAATGGAAAAGGAAGTAGGACGCGAAACTCTTCTTGAGCTTGTGAATGAAAAAGTAATGGCGGTAGCTGCAGAACAATACGGGATTAAGGTATCCGACAAGGAAATCGATCTTGAAATTGCGCTTATTCGTTCCGTAGACGGCCGCTCTCATTCTGGTCAAGATGAGGATGAAATGCGTCAGAAAATCCGTTCTAATCTCATTCTTGAAAAGGTATTAACGAAAGATGTTGTCGTTAAAGATAAAGCGATAAAGAAGCAGTTTGATGAAAATACTGCACTTTACAATGTACTAACCGCTTACCGAACCGCTATTATCGTTGTCCCTACGAAAACAGATGCGGAACAAACAATTGATGAGCTTTCAAAAGGTTCAAGTTTTGATGTTCTTGCGAAAGAGCGATCGACGGATCTTGCTTCCGCTAGTCTAGGTGGAGATATCGGTTACATCAATGATTCGACGGATTCAATCGACAAGAAAATTATAGAAACTGTGTCCGATGCGAATGAAGGGTCGACGAGTGGAGTGATAGCCTTGAGTGACGGTACTTATGCGGTGATTCGCGTAAGTGAAGTGGTGAAAGGGCAGTCGTTTAAATTTAACGAAGTAAAGGATCACATCAAGCGTGAACTTGCGCTTGAGCAGTTGCCACAGACGGTCAGCCCAGAAGCGTTTTGGAAAGAATTTGATGCGAAGTGGTTTTACGGTAATTAA
- the cysK gene encoding cysteine synthase A yields the protein MTLVGNSVADLVGKTPLVKMNRMTGVDDADVYLKLEYMNPGSSVKDRIALAMIEAAEKSGDLKEGSTIIEPTSGNTGIGLAMIAAAKGYKAVLVMPDTMSTERRNLLRAYGADLVLTPGAEGMKGAIGKAEELSKENGWFMPQQFNNDANPEIHRLTTGPEIADALDRVDAFISGIGTGGTITGVGSVLKERFPEVSIIAVEPTDSPVLSGGKPGPHKIQGIGAGFVPKVLNTDIYDEIIQVTNDEAYDTARRAAREEGILGGVSSGAAIFAALQVAKKLGKGKKVVAILPSNGERYLSTPLYQFDEE from the coding sequence ATGACGTTAGTTGGAAACTCTGTTGCGGATCTTGTTGGGAAGACGCCTCTTGTTAAAATGAATAGAATGACCGGGGTGGATGATGCAGATGTTTACTTGAAACTGGAATATATGAATCCAGGTTCTAGTGTCAAAGACCGTATTGCGCTTGCGATGATTGAAGCGGCTGAAAAGTCAGGGGATTTGAAAGAAGGAAGCACGATTATCGAGCCGACAAGTGGAAATACAGGAATCGGCCTTGCAATGATTGCGGCTGCAAAAGGGTATAAGGCTGTTTTGGTTATGCCGGATACGATGAGTACAGAGCGACGTAATCTACTTCGAGCTTATGGTGCCGATCTTGTGTTGACACCAGGTGCTGAAGGAATGAAAGGTGCCATTGGAAAAGCGGAAGAACTATCAAAGGAAAATGGTTGGTTCATGCCGCAACAATTTAACAATGATGCAAATCCTGAAATTCATCGCTTAACAACTGGCCCTGAAATCGCAGATGCACTAGATCGCGTGGATGCGTTCATTTCTGGAATTGGAACGGGTGGTACGATTACGGGAGTGGGTAGCGTTTTGAAAGAACGTTTTCCTGAAGTGAGTATCATTGCTGTTGAACCGACAGATTCACCTGTGCTTTCAGGCGGTAAGCCGGGCCCGCATAAAATTCAGGGCATCGGTGCCGGTTTCGTCCCTAAGGTACTAAATACGGATATATATGATGAAATCATCCAAGTAACGAATGACGAAGCGTATGATACAGCAAGGCGTGCCGCTCGCGAAGAGGGTATTCTTGGTGGTGTTTCATCCGGAGCGGCAATCTTTGCAGCGCTACAAGTGGCGAAAAAGCTTGGTAAAGGGAAGAAAGTAGTTGCAATTTTACCATCTAATGGTGAACGATACTTGAGTACGCCACTCTATCAATTTGACGAAGAGTAA
- the pabC gene encoding aminodeoxychorismate lyase produces MWCWMNGEFLRAEELKISPFDHGFLYGAGFFETFRTYSGKVLLYDEHMDRLHRALTEYRIAMPYEETEILAVVRKLNHLNGGQDGYFRLNVSAGVHDIGLAPSSYASPNVILFRKELASTVRGTEKKAVWLGTTRNKPESVVRHKSHNFLNNVRGRLELSSLKELEGLFVTDEGFVAEGVTSNVFWVKDGALFTPAIETGILPGTTRAFIIQCARSAGITVNEGFYGKEQVEDADELFVTNAVQELVPLSMIEETSLPGATGAYYKKLHEMYMQAIDKMEEGCC; encoded by the coding sequence ATGTGGTGTTGGATGAATGGTGAATTCTTGCGTGCGGAGGAGTTAAAGATATCCCCGTTTGATCATGGATTTCTATACGGTGCTGGCTTTTTTGAAACCTTCAGGACATACAGCGGCAAGGTGCTCTTGTATGATGAACATATGGACAGATTGCACAGGGCACTTACGGAGTACCGCATTGCGATGCCTTATGAAGAAACCGAAATTCTTGCAGTTGTGCGTAAATTGAATCACTTAAATGGCGGACAGGATGGCTATTTTCGGTTAAATGTCTCTGCGGGGGTCCATGATATCGGTCTTGCACCTTCCTCGTATGCATCGCCGAACGTTATTTTATTCAGAAAAGAATTGGCTTCAACTGTTCGAGGGACGGAAAAGAAAGCTGTCTGGCTGGGCACTACGCGAAATAAACCGGAAAGCGTTGTGCGCCATAAATCGCATAACTTCCTTAATAACGTACGGGGAAGGCTGGAGCTGTCTTCGTTGAAAGAATTGGAAGGTCTTTTCGTAACAGATGAAGGTTTTGTTGCGGAGGGTGTTACGTCAAATGTCTTTTGGGTGAAGGATGGCGCGCTGTTTACACCGGCTATAGAAACAGGGATTCTTCCAGGGACGACACGAGCTTTTATCATTCAATGCGCTAGATCTGCTGGAATTACTGTGAATGAAGGGTTTTACGGCAAAGAACAAGTAGAGGATGCGGACGAGTTATTCGTCACGAATGCTGTACAGGAACTCGTGCCGCTATCTATGATTGAAGAAACTTCGCTTCCGGGAGCGACAGGTGCATATTATAAAAAACTGCATGAAATGTATATGCAGGCAATAGATAAGATGGAAGAAGGTTGCTGTTGA
- the folP gene encoding dihydropteroate synthase has translation MELARARDTYQFRNTDMDFKKETVIMGILNVTPDSFSDGGKYGRIDAALRRAEEMLRDGAKIIDVGGESTRPGHVPISLEEELERTVPVIKALTRELGCTVSIDTYKAGVAEEAILAGAQIINDIWGAKREPYIADVAAKHNVPIILMHNREKAEYEGNFMDEVIADLEENVEIAVAAGVAHENIWLDPGIGFARNASQNIWTMQGLDRISEMGYPVLLGTSRKSLIGNVLGLPVEERLEGTGATVCYGIEHGCHIMRVHDVKEIARMAKMMDVLTGKTNFEQ, from the coding sequence ATGGAATTGGCTCGTGCACGTGATACATACCAGTTTAGAAATACGGATATGGATTTCAAAAAAGAAACAGTCATTATGGGTATTTTGAATGTAACTCCGGATTCATTTTCGGATGGTGGGAAATACGGCCGCATTGATGCCGCGCTTAGGCGTGCGGAAGAGATGCTTCGCGATGGAGCTAAGATTATCGATGTGGGTGGAGAATCAACACGTCCAGGGCATGTCCCGATTTCATTGGAAGAAGAGCTCGAACGAACAGTTCCGGTTATCAAGGCTTTGACAAGGGAGCTTGGGTGTACGGTGTCCATTGATACATATAAGGCGGGTGTCGCGGAAGAAGCGATTCTTGCGGGTGCACAGATTATAAACGATATATGGGGAGCGAAACGTGAACCGTATATTGCGGACGTTGCAGCAAAGCATAATGTCCCGATTATATTGATGCATAATCGGGAGAAGGCGGAGTATGAAGGTAACTTTATGGATGAAGTCATCGCTGATTTGGAAGAAAACGTCGAGATTGCGGTTGCGGCAGGTGTAGCGCACGAAAATATTTGGTTGGATCCAGGCATTGGCTTCGCGCGGAATGCTAGTCAAAACATATGGACGATGCAAGGGTTAGATCGGATTTCTGAAATGGGCTATCCGGTACTCCTCGGAACTTCACGGAAGTCGCTAATCGGCAATGTGCTGGGCTTACCTGTTGAGGAACGATTGGAAGGGACGGGCGCAACGGTTTGTTACGGAATCGAACACGGCTGCCACATTATGCGGGTTCATGACGTTAAGGAGATTGCGCGAATGGCGAAAATGATGGATGTCCTGACAGGAAAAACGAATTTTGAACAATAG
- the folB gene encoding dihydroneopterin aldolase — MDYIHLNELEFYGYHGALPEETKLGQRFRVTISLATDLSEAGKTDNLDKTVNYAEVYSVCQSIVEGEPVKLIETVAEKIATAVLAAFADKVTGVRVVLVKPDPPIPGHYASVSVDITRGSFV; from the coding sequence ATGGATTATATTCATTTGAATGAATTGGAGTTTTACGGTTATCACGGGGCACTGCCTGAGGAGACGAAGCTCGGCCAGCGCTTCCGTGTAACAATTTCTCTTGCGACGGATCTTTCTGAAGCGGGAAAAACGGATAATCTGGATAAAACGGTGAATTACGCGGAAGTATACAGTGTTTGTCAATCGATTGTTGAGGGCGAACCTGTAAAATTGATTGAGACAGTTGCGGAAAAAATTGCAACTGCTGTACTAGCTGCGTTTGCGGATAAGGTGACTGGCGTTCGAGTAGTACTCGTGAAACCAGATCCGCCGATTCCAGGTCATTACGCTTCAGTGTCCGTTGATATTACGAGGGGGAGCTTTGTGTGA